One Pradoshia eiseniae DNA segment encodes these proteins:
- a CDS encoding restriction endonuclease has protein sequence MEYEVDELIQKYNLPIVQLDNNRNYWLVRTNAGAYFEEFFTENYIAVGWDDFTNFDMFKTKKKDESITKELAEAYPKEQPGRIYGQIHRFLYEMKIGDVVMIPSENSTLIRFGIIESEPRMRSISDTRIDEGACPYVKVRTVKWIKTVRRLELDPYLFRMMQSHQAISNANDYAHFIDRTLHSFFIKNNKAFLVLPVKKEGDIPAYDLIRFVDSIIDLIPLVNDIKGIEQEFEKEDLDLKLNVQSPGFTEFVSNAPHLILGIGLLLIFLTGSKFKGISSSDEEYEANFKGLFEDEFKNGIDNYEQIKNRNIENFSRVKAELPEDIKKLLEESNREG, from the coding sequence ATGGAATATGAAGTTGATGAATTAATTCAAAAATATAATCTACCTATAGTTCAACTTGATAACAACAGAAATTATTGGTTAGTTAGGACTAATGCTGGAGCATATTTTGAAGAATTTTTTACGGAAAACTATATTGCTGTGGGGTGGGATGACTTTACTAATTTTGATATGTTTAAAACTAAAAAGAAGGATGAATCTATTACTAAAGAATTAGCAGAAGCTTATCCAAAGGAACAACCGGGTAGGATTTATGGTCAAATACATCGCTTTTTGTATGAGATGAAAATAGGTGATGTCGTAATGATACCTAGTGAGAATTCAACTTTAATAAGATTCGGGATTATAGAGAGTGAACCTCGAATGAGATCGATAAGTGATACAAGAATAGATGAAGGGGCTTGTCCATATGTTAAAGTAAGAACAGTAAAATGGATAAAAACTGTGAGAAGATTAGAATTAGACCCCTATTTATTTAGGATGATGCAATCACATCAGGCGATTAGTAATGCAAATGATTATGCGCATTTTATTGATAGGACGCTCCACTCTTTCTTTATCAAGAATAATAAAGCATTTCTAGTTTTGCCTGTTAAGAAAGAGGGAGATATACCTGCATATGATTTAATTAGATTTGTGGATAGTATTATCGACCTTATTCCCTTGGTTAATGATATTAAAGGTATAGAGCAAGAGTTCGAAAAGGAAGATTTAGATTTAAAATTAAATGTTCAATCTCCAGGTTTCACAGAATTTGTTTCTAATGCTCCTCACTTAATTTTGGGCATTGGGTTGCTGCTTATATTCCTCACAGGGAGTAAGTTTAAAGGGATATCATCTTCAGATGAAGAATACGAGGCGAATTTTAAGGGATTATTTGAAGATGAATTTAAAAATGGTATAGACAACTACGAGCAAATCAAAAATAGAAACATTGAAAATTTTTCTAGAGTTAAAGCTGAACTACCAGAAGACATAAAAAAACTTCTCGAAGAAAGTAATCGAGAAGGTTAG